A region of the Hylaeus volcanicus isolate JK05 chromosome 5, UHH_iyHylVolc1.0_haploid, whole genome shotgun sequence genome:
GATCGCTTGGGATCCACCGGGTTATGGAAAGTCCAGGCCCCCGAACAGGACGTTTCCTCTGGACTTTTATTCGCGCGACGCCACTTGGGCCCGTAATTTGATGAAAACTTTAGGCTTTGAGACGTTTTCGCCGGTGGGATGGAGCGACGGGGGTGTCTCAGCTCTGATACTCAGCGCCAACTACCCCCAAAACGTCAGAAAACTCGTGGCAGTCGCGGCACAAGCCTTTTTATCtcaagaagaaatagaagagTATAGACGTACGTCTCGTTAAAGGgtcgaattaatttccgagATTATTAATTTCCCTAATTTCCCTGTCTGATTCCCGCTGTTCCTTGTTCTTAGAAATCAGAAACATCGACACCCTGCCGGACGATTTACGACAACAGCTGTCGGACTACTACGGAGCGGACTATTTCCGAAACATGTGGGCAGCCTGGATCGATGGGCTCGATAACATTTACACACAGAGAAACGGCGACATATGCAAGGAGTTACTGCCGAAAATCAGAGCACCCACTTTGATCATGCAAGGAAGCAACGACACAGGGGTCCCAGCGTTTCATCGAGTTTATTTGAAGGACCACATTCGCGGAGCAAAGTTCGTATACGATGAAGCAATAGAACGATTACTCGAACAGCTTTTAATCGGATTCAAAGCAACGTGTTCTCGAGTAACTCGAAACTTTGTCGTTTCAGATTGAAGATAGTACAAAATGCGACTCACCC
Encoded here:
- the LOC128877346 gene encoding valacyclovir hydrolase-like, whose translation is MSTVLCLTLFMILLNGSKLYSEARGHGHGHGHGHGRGHGHCRDDNQGVQEQKVNVDGVDINYVRTGTGDHPILLLPGAMGWSWDNFRPQIEGLDREKFTVIAWDPPGYGKSRPPNRTFPLDFYSRDATWARNLMKTLGFETFSPVGWSDGGVSALILSANYPQNVRKLVAVAAQAFLSQEEIEEYRQIRNIDTLPDDLRQQLSDYYGADYFRNMWAAWIDGLDNIYTQRNGDICKELLPKIRAPTLIMQGSNDTGVPAFHRVYLKDHIRGAKLKIVQNATHPVQLEYPEEFNSIVTDFLTKGIVS